The nucleotide sequence tgaccaacacaaagGTGTACGACACGATTTTTTCCATATAAAGCTTCATAACAGTGTCATTCCGATACGCCGTACAATAAAGCAATCTCGTACCAAGTGCTTCCTGAAAAGCTGTCCAGAGCTTAGAAGTGAATCTAGGATCTCGATCCGAAACAATACTTACTGGAATTCCATGATACTTCACCATCTTAGTGATAAACAGTTCAACCCATTTATTCAGAGAATACTTTTCTCTCACTAGAATAAAGTGCGCTGACTTAGTAAATCGATCTACAACCACCCAAACGCCATCATAACCATTCTGTGTACGAGGAAGCTTGTACataaatccatagtgatattttcctaTTTCCACTGTGAAACGGGAATTGGTTGCATTAAACCAAACggtttcttcctttttgttttgacCTGCTAACAAACTGTACACCAACTGACATACTCTgtaatttctcttttcatatctggccaatagtaaaatggtctaatggtatgatacatcttATACTTCCGGGATGCATTGCAGACCTGTATATCTTGAGAAATTCCtagtgtcttctgtcagaactttACCGCCTCGTAGAGAGCCACGTCGTTCAGATAAGCCTAGCTTCCCCGATATAGCTCAGTTAAAGGAAACTAATACTATTGTGATTCAGTCACTTAGTCAACGAATTCCTTTTGAGATTGTTTATAAGTTGAAATTGAATCACTTTATGGAAAAATGATGGACCTTAGGGAGCAAAGCGATGGCTTAATCATTTGGAAAAGACGTTTTGGATTATGCAAGTTAAGGAAATCTGTCTTTTGAAGGTAAGTCAAGACGACTACCTGGTTTCTGAGTATTGAGTTGCATCCAGGTAGAGACTGGAGGCTTATATGATGTCACCGGAGGAAACAgctgattgaaaaaaaaaaaaaaaaaaaaaaaatcgtgtcGTACACctttgtgttggtcagaggtcggtgaaagagttttggtgggccctgAGATAgtggaggagactactcagaatgttcaagTAATTAAGTCTAACTTGAAAGCGACCCAGGATCGGCAGAAGAGCTTAGCAGACAGGCATGCTACTGATCGAGTATATAAGGTTAATGATTAAGTATTCTTGAAGCTATCGCCTTGGAAAGGAGTAGTAAGGTTCGGAAAAAAAAGGGTAAGCTGAGCCCTAGGTACATCAGACCTTATCAGATCACCGAGTGAGTTGGTGAGGTTGATTACAGGCTTGAGTTGCCTTCAGAGCTGTCTAAAGTGCATAATGTATTTCATGCTTCGATGCTCCGTCATTACGTTGCAGATTCATTGTATGTGATTCCGGTTCAACCTTTGGAGATTAGCCCGGATTTCACTTATGATGAAGAACCAGTGATTATCTTGGATTGGAAAGAGAAAGTTCTGAGAAATAAGACAGTGCAATTGGTGAAAATCTTATGGAGAAATCATTAAGTGGAAAAAGCTATTAGAGAGACAGAGGATTGGATGAGAGAGATCTATCCCAGGTTATTCTGTGGTTGTTGTTTAAATTTCAGGGACAAAATTTCTAtaaggagggtaggttgtgacagcccgtcccgaattaacATTTTCATATGTGTGAAGTGTGTTTAATTACCCTAAATCTTTATTAAAGTTGGACGGTTTGTTTGATTGTGTGGAATGATTAAAGACAGGGCACTGTGCATACACGGGTTGCACGTTTCTTCTCCTTTTCCATTTCCTTTCCGTGATTTCCTCAAACCTGTTTTTCATTCTTCCTCTCTCCCCgtcaagctctctctctctccctcactctcAAACACACGGCAACAACACCAATTCTTCAAAACTTCACGGATCGACGAAAATAAAATCACCATCTTCTTCGTTTCGACGATacgagtccaaccataccaatttcaggtaagaactataacgttttcacgtcgaaaaTACGAACTCCGGTTTAGGTACTATTCATCAACTTTTTATTGGTTGATTTTTAGGACTTTTCAAGCTTATAGGAAGCTTcttgaggtccttaggaggcttggAGTAATTCGTTGGAAGTTTTTGGACGAAAAAACAcggagaacgacaagttcaaagtttggcagGAACTTTCGAGGCTTTTTCCGACGAATCCACGGCAAGTTAGGAGTCGAGGCAGTCATgtatgtgttcgtctcgtcaataccttcattttgatataaagtacgtcgaaaatggttaagaaatgaagaagttatgacattttgaagtttacccagaaattccggcaaaacacccacctccggcgaaaccagtccggtgacgcgaggaagaagacgcgcgcgtgggcagcgcgtataCAGGGTGCATAAGGGCGCGTGAGatctccaaattgagttctaaaaattgtcacgtgttcgtgacgtcgtgtagatcaccgtggtatattcacacacccaaattgagcaacgtatgagaaagttattgacgaatgtttgtgtatgtgcgtttaaatgatgattttataattattcttttataggtgaaacttgtacggacgacgaatgtaaccaaactaggcgtgagggttacgaaccggctacttatcagtgagtgggcagttatttttcagtatatatatacgtatgcttgacatATTTCCCAGAagacgtattttaaaagaaatacgaattaaatatcctgtcatatatgcatcatattttaatatgtgcattaccagaattatgcatactgttgcatggtgctgaggaggcccaggtaagctacctttgaaatacatttgatatacgtatgaaatatctttgaaatacatttgatatacataTGAAATACATTTGAGATACGTACGAAATACAtttggaatacgattgaaatactatggAAATAGAAATGAAATATGATTGAGATATGATTGAAATATGATTGAGATATGATTGAAATGTGATTGAGATATGTTTGAGATATAATTGTGATATGATTGAGATGtgatagagagctcataacctgcacccccggtgttagtgctcccgccctgagcagggcacagtccttcacgtgatgttcacctcccgcaccacatgctcagcttggatccaagctaggtgcacagtcttgtcgtacataccacattaggtggttccgactcataggtgacccgcgattattcgcacagccttcacgtgatcgtagcactagagcatacatatgtatcacacccaggcttgtcgtacagaccactttaggtggttccgactcgtgggcaggttcagttgttcagttattgagtttgagatttgagctctatatgcagccgtacaggtcacgttaggtgactccggctgccagattacatgttattgatgtgatttatacctgagcacttgcatatcattatgaggctttgacatggcatattcttgagcatgattggtataaccttgagcatgtttggcatatttatacatacgtatatatgtttattttctgggaaactatacttgttttacggcgaggggttagtatattcaaagagaaaagaaggttatgaataagtttgttttgctgacccactcaactttgttttgcgcccctccaggtttaagatatcagagcttggtggctacgaggaatccaacggtgttctgacagaatggacaaaaattaggactcacctttgggtgtttcatcttagaaattgtatctttaaagcttctgtactgtgtaaatggttacgtcactctcacgtgacggccagcatgccctccttcgggacggggtgtgtcagttgctATTTCATacatatatcaaatgtatttcttacgtatatcaaatgtatttcaaatgtatttcaaaggtagcttacctgggcctcctcagcaccatgcaacagtatgcataattatggtaatgcacatattaaaatatgatgcatatatgacaggatatttaattcgtatttcttttaaaatacgttttctggaaaatacgtcaagcatacgtatatatatactgaaaaataactgcccactcactgataagtagccggttcgtaaccctcacgcctagtttggttacattcgtcgttcgtacaagtttcacctataaaagaataattataaaatcaacatttaaatgcacatacacaaacattcgtcaataactttctcatacgttgctcaatttgggtgtatgaatataccacggtgatctacacgacgtcacgaacacgtgacaatttttagaactcaatttggagctctcacgcgccctgtatacgcgctgcccacgcgcgcgtcttcttccttgCGTCGCcagactggtttcgccggaggtggatgttttgccggaatttctgggtaaacttcaaagtgtcataacttcttcatttcttaaccattttcgacgtactttatatcaaaatgaaggtattgacgagacgaacacaaccatacctgcctcgacccctaactcgccgtggattcgccggaaaagaAAGCTCcagccaaactttgaacttgtcgttctccgTGTTCTTACGTCCAAACACTTCCAATGAACTACTCCAAGCCTCCTTAGGACCTCAAGAAGCTTCCTATAAGCTTGAAAAGTCCTAAAAATCAACCAATAAAAAGTTGATGAATAGTACCTAAACCGGAGTTCGTAttttcgacgtgaaaacgttatagttcttacctgaaattggtatggttggactcgtATCGTCGAAACGAAGAAGATGGTGATTTTATTTTCGTCGATCCGTGAAGTTTTGAAGAATTGGTGTTGTTGCCGTGTGTTTgagagtgagggagagagagagagcttgacGGGGAGAGAGGAAGAATGAAAAACAGGTTTGAGGAAGTCAcggaaaggaaaaggaaaaggagaagaaacGTGCAACCCGTGTATGCACAGTGCCCTGTCTTTAATCATTCCACACAATCAAACAAACCGTCCAACTTTAATAAAGATTTAGGGTAATTAAACACACTTCACACATATGAAAATgttaattcgggacgggctgtcacacattttgttaaaattatatatatgcgtgcaaataatttatctatatttttatgtaaaataatatgtaattaaaaacaaagaaaacggAGATATTTTTAGAAAATCCGCGGGATTTTGTGGCTCGGCAGTCCCCCGGGTGGGTTGGCCACCCGCTAcctttaattttgaatcaattggctaaaaacatttatttattttgtaggtaaactatttttcatgtgataatacatatatactagccacattttgttattattacaTAGAGTGTGCAATCAATcgacattcttttattttgtaggtaaattatttgcATGTAGGtaaattgttatatatatatatattttttttttttttttttttacaaaatattggtatttaattaattttgaataaaaatatttatttattttgtaggtaaattattttgcacgtgttattacataatttactaggaaattatattgttattatatatatgttgtgcaaaataatttacctatgttatatttaaaatattgataattttgGATAAAATAACTTTTTGATATTTATAGGATATACTAATTTACTTGTTAGCATCATgagaaaacaaatatataaggACCAATGGTatcatgtaaatttttgttattaaatgcATAGGAATCatgacatttaaatttttttccaaatcccCATAAGGTATTTGAAgacaaataatgtaaaataaaatgtagatAATAAGTGAGAGACTCAAGGTAAGTGTTATTAGGGGTAATTTAGacataaaaaatacaaattttgccAAGTCAAACTTAATTATGGATATTACTTAGTTGGAGCCTAATcattgggtttttgttagaaaaactTACCATGATGGATTTTAgttaaacaaaattgaattctAAGGGGTGTaatcatattttttgtttattttatgatgTCATGTGCAGATCATGGTTGGTTTTAAGTTACTCATGTTTTGATGTTGCGCAACTCTGCAAGTGGGTTGCGCGCATGCAAGACATAAAACCTaacacctctctctctcattttagATGTAGAGAACAACTTGTATGAGTGTTCCGTCTCAATAATATATAGACATGTATAAACTCGTGTCACGCAATTTGTTTCTCTCGGTCAAACTCACAATTCCCATCTCGAAaacatagtcaaaattcaaaccaCTGTGGTACAGCATATACCGATTCTTCACGtgaatgaaaatatttttggacaacATATTAGGCAAGATATTTTGTTTAGACACTGAAATTTGTATGCTCGTACTCTCTGTATGTCTTGCCATTTTTGCTTGTGTACTTTACTAAGAATGAATACCAATTCAAACTTTGATCTGCATCTCTCTGAAACTTTCTAAGAACAGAGACAGAAGAAAGAGATCACTGCTTGGACACTAAGCTACCTCCaagaattaaaatataaatttcaaaatttaaatatataattagCTCAACTTCTCCACAAGACACCTTTTTGTAAGATGAAGACAATGTTTTCTCTCAACAATCCCAGAGAAATGCCCACAACGGTGTCGTCTTTGTTCTCAGCCTACGCCTCCTTCGCCGGATCCATGATGCTGGTCCGTTCCATTGCCAGAGACCTCTTCCCACAGCCCCTCCGCTCATACATTTTCTCAAAACTCTCTCGCCTTTTCAGTACCCCTTTCTCCTCCATAACTCTCGTCATAGAAGAGTTATCCGGTGCCGCACGCAACCAGGTCTACGCCACCGCCGAGGTCTACCTCCGGACCATCAACAACATTGCTCCTTCCACTCACCGCTTCCGTGTTGGAAAAAATATCCGGCAAAAGAACGTCAGCCTCGCCCTTGACAACAACGGACAGCTCGAAGACGCCTTTGACAATGTGAATCTGACGTGGCGTGTCAAGGTGAGGAAGGAAAAGTCTGGTGTTGAACAGCGTCAGTTCGAGCTGAGCTTCCACAAAAAACACAAAGACAAAGTGATGGAGTCCTACTTCCCCTACGTACTTGCTAGGGCTGACGCCATCAAAGAAGAGCAAAGGGTTGTGCAGCTTTATTCCCGCCATTTAATGTCTGATATTGATTTCAAAGGCAGGTGCACATGGGGTTCGGTGAATCTGGAGCACCCGTCTACGTTCGACACGATGGCGATGGACCCCGAGACGAAGAAGATGATTGTGGAGGATTTGGAGAGGTTTGTGAGGAGGAGGGAGTTTTACAAGAAGGTGGGGAAGGCTTGGAAAAGAGGCTACTTGCTGTACGGTCCGCCCGGGACCGGAAAATCCAGCTTGATTGCCGCCATGGCTAATTATCTCAAGTTTGATGTGTATGATTTGGAGCTCACTAGCATTCAAAACAACAATGAGCTGAGGAGGATTTTGTTGTCCACGACAAATCGTTCGATTTTGGTAATTGAGGATATCGATTGCTCTGTGGATATGCAGAACCGGGAATCGAATAAAAGGTCTCAAGATATCTCTCAACGATCTGCTTCTAACAAGGTTAGAGTCCTCAATAGTTCTCGTAAGTTTTTTAGTCTAATCTAATTTTTAGTGGATATTTAACTAACCTTCAATCCATAATCTTAGATGAATAGTATTTTACTATCGTCAAATCTTGTTGTTTGTAACTCTTTGTTAGCTAGATGATTTTGGAATAGATGTTATAACTCaatttaacatggtatcagaatCATTGAGACGCTTATCTAATGTAGCTCAATTATACTGAGTAACATTAAGTAACAAATTTACACACTCTAATACAGTAGATTAAAGTAAAAATTCTGAAACAAAATCAGTTGGTTGCAAGGCACAAAATGTTATATGCATTGGGATAAGGCTTGCATTGCACATATAAAGCTAGGTGAAGATGATATTACATTACGTTCATTTTGGTTCGATTCGTTTCGGATTTCTTTTTACTGgacacttttcttttttttttttcttttttttcttttttttttaagcctcAGTttggctgttttttttttttgtgtttgttttttcaaCCCACCCCTAATGATGATGCATTGACATGTTATGACAAATTGGATATAGCAGTTGACACTTTCAGGCCTACTGAATTTCACCGATAGGCTGTGGTCGAGCTATGGCGACGAGAGAATTATCGTGTTCACAACAAACCACAAGGATCAGCTAGACCCTGCATTGTTGCGTCCAGGTCGAATGGACCTGCACATTTACATGTCCTATTGCACCGCAGCTGGGTTCAGGATCTTGGCCTCCAACTACCTTGGCATTCAAGAAAACAACCGTCATCGCCTCTGCGGAGAAATTGAAGCGCTGATGGAGAGCACAGAGATTACCCCGGCAGAGGTTGCTGAGGAACTGATGAAAAATGATGATCCTAATGTGGCTCTTCAAGGACTTGCCAATCTGCTCAAATGTAAGAAGGCCGCCAAGAGCAATGAAACGGAGGATTAAGGGAAAGCAAGGAGATTAAGGTTCAGAGGAGTAATTAATTAAGCTAGTTTTCTTTCATCTATGCTTTTATAGACATCAACGTTAATTTCATGTCGTATCAGTTTGAACCTGGGATTAGTAATCCATCTGTTGTTCATATGTGCCCGTTAATTTGGTTAGTTCGTTTGAACTTAATTAAGCTAACCGAAAGTTAATCATGATGTTGTTTACTTTTATTCTTAAGTTCGCATGCTTGTTAGTAAGCACAACATTAATGTATGTGTCAGTATGAATTCCAGCTCAAACTCAATCCATCCAGCAGAGTTCTTAAATAAGAACAATCACcgtataaaatgagtataaaacaaatataaagacAAAATGAATCCCTAATGGATCGGCAAATGAGTCTCTAAAGTATATGAGACTCACTGAATACTTGGTGTATATATCTAAATATAAGGACTGTATAGGGGCTCAACCTTCGTTAAAAAACAAGACTGACAACCTTGGTTTTTGTTGTGCGGTTGGAGTTCAATCGCTTCCCACGGGAATAGGATCCTCTTAGGATTCTTTTTGTGGGGATCTAGAATTaatgttcgttcatcgtacattttacagtttaaaatcattttatattttaaaatttaaattaaatataaaaatatctaaCTAAAACTAATCTGATCGTGCGAAATACAATGAACATACATGATTAATTAATCTCTTAATCCTCAtaaaaaggatccggagagaatcctGGTCCCCTCCCACGGCTCGCCTGCAGCTGGCCCAACAACTTGCTTGCTGCTGTACCAAACTCCCAGCGCACATGGCCTTTTACAAACGTGAAAACAAACATGGGTAATGACCGACGTCTCCCCTTAAAATTTCAAACGTTGTGGATTATTTCTcaagggcttgtttggt is from Pyrus communis chromosome 10, drPyrComm1.1, whole genome shotgun sequence and encodes:
- the LOC137747491 gene encoding AAA-ATPase At2g18193-like, translating into MKTMFSLNNPREMPTTVSSLFSAYASFAGSMMLVRSIARDLFPQPLRSYIFSKLSRLFSTPFSSITLVIEELSGAARNQVYATAEVYLRTINNIAPSTHRFRVGKNIRQKNVSLALDNNGQLEDAFDNVNLTWRVKVRKEKSGVEQRQFELSFHKKHKDKVMESYFPYVLARADAIKEEQRVVQLYSRHLMSDIDFKGRCTWGSVNLEHPSTFDTMAMDPETKKMIVEDLERFVRRREFYKKVGKAWKRGYLLYGPPGTGKSSLIAAMANYLKFDVYDLELTSIQNNNELRRILLSTTNRSILVIEDIDCSVDMQNRESNKRSQDISQRSASNKLTLSGLLNFTDRLWSSYGDERIIVFTTNHKDQLDPALLRPGRMDLHIYMSYCTAAGFRILASNYLGIQENNRHRLCGEIEALMESTEITPAEVAEELMKNDDPNVALQGLANLLKCKKAAKSNETED